Proteins from one Archocentrus centrarchus isolate MPI-CPG fArcCen1 chromosome 8, fArcCen1, whole genome shotgun sequence genomic window:
- the LOC115784432 gene encoding uncharacterized protein LOC115784432 → MSVDGTKLLFEGFLQKRKDTVKLRWVTYWFRLQNTTLFFYTTKNGSASNLRGYYYIQAVQSVREVQKADKKRFIFEIIMTNGKKKVLAAETEDLRKEWVGHLWQAMHLFLSETSVSTDAQLDVCEQRDRLHSITPICSQRESVMEELPVRPLSAPAPSDYIYAQPHRLTRPTKETCQPEYTCPPKEQDNEEEIYQNTLQAYQNYNDDDPNDPQWSSRMSNTEAEQEGDYDVLPVRKRSCELNLSAEVEEDVYDVPVSCRRSSEPEDPRESVYDVPSSLLRNISDHTIDEQPEEGTYWNI, encoded by the exons ATGTCTGTAGATGGGACAAAGTTACTTTTTGAGGGCTttctgcagaaaagaaaagacactGTG AAATTGAGGTGGGTCACATACTGGTTCAGGCTTCAAAACACGACATTATTCTTCTATACTACGAAGAATGGGAGTGCT tcaAACTTGCGAGGATATTACTACATACAGGCA GTGCAGTCAGTGCGAGAGGTCCAGAAAGCTGACAAAAAACgctttatttttgaaataattatgacaaatggaaagaaaaaagtattg gcagcAGAGACAGAGGATCTCAGAAAAGAGTGGGTGGGACATCTTTGGCAAGCCATGCATCTCTTCTTGTCTGAGACCTCCGTCTCTACAGATGCACA ACTTGATGTGTGTGAGCAGCGAGACAGACTGCACAGCATCACACCCATCTGCTCGCAGCGTGAAAGTGTGATGGAGGAGCTGCCTGTTCGGCCCCTCTCTGCACCCGCTCCTTCTGACTACATCTACGCACAACCACATAGACTCACCCGTCCCACCAAGGAAACCTGCCAGCCTGAGTACACCTGCCCGCCCAAGGAGCAGGACAATGAGGAGGAGATCTATCAGAACACACTGCAAGCTTACCAGAATTACAATG ATGATGACCCCAACGATCCTCAGTGGTCCAGCAGGATGAGCAACACAGAGGCTGAGCAAGAAGGAGACTATGATGTCTTACCTGTTAGGAAAA GGTCATGTGAGCTGAACCTTTCAGCAGAGGTGGAAGAGGATGTTTATGACGTCCCTGTGTCCTGCAGAAGGTCTTCTGAACCTGAGG ACCCCAGAGAGAGCGTCTATGACGTGCCAAGCTCACTTCTGAGGAACATATCTGATCACACCATAG ATGAGCAGCCAGAGGAAGGAACCTACTGGAATATATGA